The Methanofastidiosum sp. genome contains a region encoding:
- a CDS encoding SufD family Fe-S cluster assembly protein, translated as MPERIPKLEKDVKDKLEKVGIEMDKEKRSAIFLQVDQKVETSSSFASGIEMIGIKQALEKYDWLHDYFWKVVSRDKDEYTKEVDVEDVNGYFIRALPGTKVNFPVEACLYLKSPKKQKVHNIIIAEENSELNIISGCASHPGLTTGMHLGISEFYVKKNAKLSFTMIHNWESNIEVRPRSAAIVEEGGTYISNYIIMNPVKIVQMYPTVHLNGDNSTAIMSSVIVAMENSIVDTGSRVIIKGKGSSAEILSRAISKGGTIYSRGDIVGESPDARGHLECMGMMLSEKGSIIAIPELEAKHPNVDLSHEAAIGKIAEEEIFYLMSRGFTRDEATAAIVRGFLDIEIKGLPPALKKKIDEAINLVEKELI; from the coding sequence ATGCCTGAAAGGATTCCAAAACTCGAGAAGGATGTAAAGGATAAGCTGGAAAAAGTCGGAATCGAAATGGATAAAGAAAAGCGATCGGCAATATTCCTTCAGGTAGATCAGAAAGTTGAGACTTCTTCAAGTTTCGCATCTGGTATAGAAATGATTGGTATTAAACAAGCACTTGAGAAATATGATTGGCTTCATGATTACTTTTGGAAAGTAGTTTCTAGAGACAAGGACGAATATACAAAAGAAGTAGATGTTGAAGATGTAAATGGATATTTTATCAGAGCTCTTCCAGGAACAAAGGTAAACTTTCCAGTCGAGGCTTGTCTCTATTTAAAATCACCTAAGAAACAGAAAGTGCACAATATTATAATTGCTGAAGAAAATTCTGAACTAAATATAATCTCTGGTTGTGCCTCACACCCTGGACTTACAACAGGCATGCATCTTGGAATATCTGAATTCTATGTCAAAAAGAACGCTAAATTGTCCTTTACTATGATCCATAACTGGGAGAGCAACATTGAAGTTAGGCCACGAAGTGCCGCTATCGTTGAAGAAGGTGGAACTTACATAAGTAACTATATCATCATGAATCCAGTAAAGATAGTCCAAATGTACCCTACAGTACATCTAAATGGTGATAATTCCACGGCAATAATGAGTAGTGTGATAGTAGCAATGGAAAACTCCATAGTTGATACAGGAAGTCGTGTTATAATCAAAGGGAAAGGTTCCAGTGCCGAAATACTTTCTAGAGCTATCAGCAAGGGCGGCACTATTTACTCTAGGGGAGATATAGTTGGAGAATCTCCTGACGCAAGAGGGCATCTAGAATGCATGGGAATGATGCTATCTGAGAAAGGTAGCATAATTGCAATTCCTGAATTAGAGGCAAAGCATCCAAATGTTGACTTAAGTCATGAAGCGGCTATTGGAAAGATTGCAGAAGAAGAAATTTTCTACCTAATGTCGAGAGGATTTACCAGAGATGAAGCGACTGCAGCAATAGTCAGAGGTTTTTTGGATATAGAAATCAAAGGATTGCCTCCCGCATTAAAGAAAAAAATAGACGAAGCCATAAATCTTGTCGAGAAAGAACTAATTTAA
- a CDS encoding ABC transporter ATP-binding protein, with translation MLRVVNLGAEVEGNPILDHVNLYIKEGQTYVLFGPNGNGKTSLLMTLIGNPAFKVTYGRIMFKGQDINDLSTDQRVKMGMGISFQNPPKVSGLKLIDMLLNCAKQSGTDQNKIYEYAQMLNMEKFLNRSVNVGFSGGEVKRSEVLQLLTLNPDLVLFDEPDSGVDLDNIAIIGSAMGDLLHRKKNKDERKKSGLIITHQGHILDYVDADYGLILYKGMIACMGDPYEMLDEISKKGYEGCVEKCLKGFQNSRRM, from the coding sequence ATGTTGAGAGTTGTAAATCTTGGGGCCGAAGTCGAGGGCAACCCTATACTTGATCATGTGAATTTGTACATAAAAGAAGGTCAAACTTATGTTCTTTTTGGGCCAAATGGTAATGGAAAGACATCCCTTTTAATGACTTTAATTGGAAATCCTGCATTCAAAGTAACATATGGCAGGATTATGTTTAAGGGCCAGGATATAAACGACCTGTCAACTGATCAGAGAGTTAAGATGGGGATGGGAATTAGTTTTCAGAACCCTCCAAAAGTCAGCGGTTTAAAGCTAATTGATATGTTGCTTAATTGTGCAAAGCAGAGTGGTACAGACCAGAATAAGATTTATGAGTATGCTCAGATGCTTAATATGGAAAAATTCCTCAACAGAAGCGTAAACGTTGGATTTTCTGGAGGAGAAGTAAAACGTTCTGAAGTGCTTCAGCTTTTGACTTTAAATCCAGATTTAGTATTATTCGATGAGCCTGACAGCGGAGTTGATTTAGATAATATCGCCATAATTGGAAGTGCAATGGGAGATTTACTCCACAGAAAAAAAAATAAGGATGAAAGGAAAAAATCAGGCCTTATTATTACGCATCAGGGCCATATCCTTGATTATGTTGATGCAGACTACGGACTAATACTTTACAAGGGCATGATTGCATGCATGGGTGATCCGTATGAAATGCTTGATGAGATAAGTAAAAAAGGTTACGAGGGGTGTGTTGAGAAATGCCTGAAAGGATTCCAAAACTCGAGAAGGATGTAA